The proteins below come from a single Falco rusticolus isolate bFalRus1 chromosome 18, bFalRus1.pri, whole genome shotgun sequence genomic window:
- the LOC119158863 gene encoding keratin, type I cytoskeletal 14-like, protein MSCSIKRTSSTSYRSGGGGGACGGGSGRSSSVSCRRYASSVIGGGSYGGGACGTGYGGGMSAGSLAGGFGGGLGGGFGGGLGGGFGGGFAGGFGAGGDMLLGGNEKVTMQNLNDRLAAYLDKVRRLEEENAQLEHHIREWYRKQAPSASKDYSSYYQTIEQLQNQIISATVDNNKLLLDIDNSKMTADDFRMKYENELVIRQTVEADINGLRNLLDDLTLVRSSLESELESLKDELIALKRNHEEEMRQLQSQTGGDVSVEVNAAPGEDLTKILNDMRNEYEQLIEKNRREVEQWYEVKIEEVNRQVTSSSQDIQTSSHQLTELRREMQNLEIELQAQLSTKSSLENSLAETEARYGCLLQQIQAQINSVEEELASIRCEMESQNQEYKMLLGIKTRLEQEIAQYRALLQEGQQDIVASQGAFQGGGKSSHSYSSSYTHSQCGDMTGQSRVC, encoded by the exons ATGAGCTGCAGCATCAAGAGAACATCTAGTACCTCTTACAGGAGCGGGGGAGGTGGAGGCGCCTGTGGTGGCGGCAGTGGCAGGAGCTCCTCCGTCTCCTGCAGGAGATATGCCTCCTCGGTGATAGGTGGTGGAAGCTATGGTGGGGGAGCATGCGGCACTGGCTACGGAGGGGGCATGAGCGCTGGCAGCCTTGCTGGTGGCTTTGGTGGAGGCCTGGGAGGAGGCTTTGGTGGTGGCCTGGGAGGAGGCTTTGGTGGTGGCTTTGCAGGAGGCTTTGGTGCTGGGGGGGACATGCTTCTGGGCGGCAATGAGAAGGTCACCATGCAGAACCTCAACGACCGCCTGGCTGCTTACCTGGATAAAGTGCGaaggctggaggaagaaaatgctCAGCTCGAGCACCACATCCGCGAGTGGTACAGGAAACAAGCTCCCAGTGCCTCAAAGGACTACAGCTCCTACTACCAGACCATCGAACAACTCCAGAACCAG ATCATTTCTGCCACTGTGGACAATAACAAACTGCTTCTGGACATTGATAACAGCAAGATGACTGCCGATGACTTCCGAATGAA GTATGAGAATGAGCTGGTCATCCGTCAGACTGTGGAGGCTGACATTAATGGCTTGAGAAATCTCTTAGATGATCTGACTCTGGTTAGATCTTCACTGGAATCTGAGCTGGAGTCCTTGAAGGATGAGCTGATTGCTCTTAAGAGAAACCATGAGGAG GAAATGAGACAGCTGCAGTCTCAGACTGGTGGCGACGTGAGCGTGGAAGTCAATGCTGCCCCTGGAGAAGACTTGACAAAGATACTGAACGATATGAGGAACGAATACGAGCAGCTCATCGAGAAGAACCGCAGAGAGGTTGAGCAGTGGTATGAAGTCAAG ATCGAAGAAGTCAACCGGCAGGTCACTTCTAGCAGCCAGGACATCCAGACAAGCAGCCACCAGCTCACTGAGCTGAGACGTGAAATGCAGAACCTGGAGATCGAACTGCAGGCGCAGCTCAGCACG AAAAGCTCTCTGGAAAACTCCTTGGCAGAAACCGAAGCTCGCTATGGCTGCCTGCTGCAACAGATCCAAGCGCAGATTAACTCTGTAGAGGAGGAGCTGGCCAGCATCCGCTGCGAGATGGAGAGTCAGAACCAGGAGTACAAGATGCTCCTGGGCATCAAGACCCGCCTGGAACAGGAGATTGCTCAGTACCGGGCACTGCTGCAAGAGGGACAGCAAGACATTGT TGCCTCCCAAGGAGCTTTCCAAGGAGGTGGAAAATCCTCCCATTCATATTCTTCTTCCTACACTCATTCCCAGTGTGGTGACATGACAG GACAGTCAAGAGTGTGCTAG
- the LOC119159076 gene encoding keratin, type I cytoskeletal 13-like translates to MSCSIKRTSSTSYRSGGGGGACGGGSGRSSSVSCRRYASSVIGGGSYGGGACGTGYGGGMSAGSLAGGFGGGLGGGFGGGLGGGFGGGFAGGFGAGGDMLLGGNEKVTMQNLNDRLAAYLDKVRRLEEENAQLEHHIREWYRKQAPSASKDYSSYYQTIEQLQNQIISATVDNNKLLLDIDNSKMTADDFRMKYENELVICQTVEADINGLRNVLDDLTRTRSSLESELESLKDELLSLKRNHEEEMRQLQSQTGGDVSVEVNAAPGEDLTKILNDMRNEYEQLIEKNRREVEQWYEVKIEEVNRQVASSSQDIQTSSHQLTELRREMQNLEIELQAQLSTKSSLENSLAETEARYGCLLQQIQAQINSVEEELASIRCEMESQNQEYKMLLGIKTRLEQEIAQYRALLQEGQQDLVTSQGALQGGGISSHSHSSTSYSHGQSCDKTGQSRVC, encoded by the exons ATGAGCTGCAGCATCAAGAGAACATCTAGTACCTCTTACAGGAGCGGGGGAGGTGGAGGCGCCTGTGGTGGCGGCAGTGGCAGGAGCTCCTCCGTCTCCTGCAGGAGATATGCCTCCTCGGTGATAGGTGGTGGAAGCTATGGTGGGGGAGCATGCGGCACTGGCTACGGAGGGGGCATGAGCGCTGGCAGCCTTGCTGGTGGCTTTGGTGGAGGCCTGGGAGGAGGCTTTGGTGGTGGCCTGGGAGGAGGCTTTGGTGGTGGCTTTGCAGGAGGCTTTGGTGCTGGGGGGGACATGCTTCTGGGCGGCAATGAGAAGGTCACCATGCAGAACCTCAACGACCGCCTGGCTGCTTACCTGGATAAAGTGCGaaggctggaggaagaaaatgctCAGCTCGAGCACCACATCCGCGAGTGGTACAGGAAACAAGCTCCCAGTGCCTCAAAGGACTACAGCTCCTACTACCAGACCATCGAACAACTCCAGAACCAG ATCATTTCTGCCACTGTGGACAATAACAAACTGCTTCTGGACATTGATAACAGCAAGATGACTGCCGATGACTTCCGAATGAA GTATGAGAATGAGCTGGTCATCTGTCAGACTGTGGAGGCTGACATTAATGGCTTGAGAAATGTCCTGGATGATCTCACTCGCACACGATCTTCACTCGAATCTGAGCTGGAGTCCTTGAAGGATGAACTGCTTTCTCTTAAGAGAAACCATGAGGAG GAAATGAGACAGCTGCAGTCTCAGACTGGTGGCGACGTGAGCGTGGAAGTCAATGCTGCCCCTGGAGAAGACTTGACAAAGATACTGAACGATATGAGGAACGAATACGAGCAGCTCATCGAGAAGAACCGCAGAGAGGTTGAGCAGTGGTATGAAGTCAAG ATCGAAGAAGTCAACCGGCAGGTCGCTTCTAGCAGCCAGGACATCCAGACAAGCAGCCACCAGCTCACTGAGCTGAGACGTGAAATGCAGAACCTGGAGATCGAACTGCAGGCGCAGCTCAGCACG AAAAGCTCTCTGGAAAACTCCTTGGCAGAAACCGAAGCTCGCTATGGCTGCCTGCTGCAACAGATCCAAGCGCAGATTAACTCTGTAGAGGAGGAGCTGGCCAGCATCCGCTGCGAGATGGAGAGTCAGAACCAGGAGTACAAGATGCTCCTGGGCATCAAGACCCGCCTGGAACAGGAGATTGCTCAGTACCGggcactgctgcaggagggacagcaAGACCttgt AACATCTCAAGGAGCTCTCCAGGGAGGAGGAATATCCTCCCACTCTCATTCTTCTACTTCCTACTCTCACGGTCAATCTTGTGACAAGACAG GGCAGTCAAGAGTGTGCTAA